The DNA segment GAGCGTATCTGAAACGAGCCAATCTTCTTTCCGTCACGCCAAGTGCAATAGACGCTGTAAAAAAACGGGGGTTTGGTGGAGGTGGGTGAGTAAGAAACCATGACCGTGAACCGTTTGGACAGAAAGGCGCGCACCGACAGTGCTGCCACACCACCAAAACCGACCGCGTATCGGGTGAAAGTCATAAGTCACCTCAAGCACACAGCCAAAGTGCTCTTACGCGTCGAGGTGTGGTGCCACaagtttttttgctgttgtgacTGTGAAGGGCTTACTTACACTCCATTTTCCACCTTGTACCGGCCGTACGCGCCGTCGTAGTCGCACGGAATCTCGTTGAAGGTGACGCCAACGGTACCGCGCGCGTAAAACTTCTTCAGGATCAGCTTCTGCGCCTGGGCCGCACTTTCGCACTGGCGCAGGTACGACTCACCGTGCAGCGTGCTGTTATCTGTGCCAGAGGGAGCACGCCGGAAGATCAGAGATGATGGTCAGGCTCGGTAAAAGCGCAAGCATACTCACAGCAGGGCAGCAGCTCCCACAAGCTTTCGTGCACGACGGTCGTGCCCAGCTGGACACTGCCGGTCAGCTCGTCCGCACACCAGCACAGTCCCGAATCGCACTGCAGCTCCTCGTAGTTGCCGTTTTGCGTACAGTGCAGCGTGACATCGAACCGGCCCTCCTTCTCCAGCTTATCGCGGCGTCTGCTGCAGGCTGGCAAGAGAGAGTGGCAAGTGGCAATCTCAAACTTTTCATTTCCGTATACACTGACGCTGGTGTGTCCTTACCGCAAGTCATCCGCTCGGTGTTGCGGTACCAGTCCCAGCCGAAGATCCGTTTGCCGTCCTCGCTGTAGCAGAAGCAGCGACCGGACAGCCGATCTCCCCGGCACTGCTTGGCCGCGTACGTCCCGTCCAGGTTGCACTTCGGGATCCAGCCGACCAGATCCTTATCCAGATGCATCGTGTGCAGACAGGTGGCTGCGGAATGCAAACCGCAACTTCAACTAATGTCTTCAAAATCGTTTCCTGAAAGGACCCAACGGTAACTCACAGCGATCGTAGATACACTTGCGCCCAACACACTTCAGGCCGGGCGCACAGAGCCGGTCGGGAATGTTCAGGTTGCACACGGCCAGGTAGGTTCGACCGCCGCGGCAACCCGGACAGCAACCGTTGAGCGAACCGCCCGAGATCAGTATCTCGCCCTTGGCACAGTCCTCCTGCCGGATGGAGGAGATGCATCCGTAGGATGAATCACAGGTCGGTGGATCCACCGCAGTGGTGGCGGTGAtgatgaagcagcagcagtacaaaATAAGCACCGGAATACGCGGGAACGTGAAGCAATGACCCATCGTGTTTGGTGGGGACTCGGGCGGAAGTTTCTTTCCTACTAAAAGAGGTGACAGTAACTACACGCTTGCCTAGCCTAACCGTCACTGGTAGGTGACTTCATATcagtgtgattttttttggggaaaatTGACTTTCGATGTTAGTCACGATAAGATCTCACGACTCAGTGATATCGTTTCGAGAAGCGTACGCTTTCGTGGAGGGAAATCAGTAAACCATTTGCTGTGATCGATTGAAGATGATGGGCACGGTGGAGAATTCTCATCACCGTTCGCGACACTTATACTAAGCTTATACAGTTTATTTTCCTAATTCGATCACATCAGGCTTGCCCCGAAAATGTACTGCTCACAGTTGGTCTGTTCCGACACGTTCTCGGCCACCACGTACCCGTCCGGGTCGACGCAGAACAGCTCCCCGTTGCGGGACTGTAGCGGCACATAGTTCCCGTTGCCCTCGCAGGCCAGTGCCATTTCCCGGCCCGCCAGCATGAAAAGCTTTTCGTCGCGTGCGCAATCTGTGAACGGAAGGAGAAGAAAGACGCACGGTGGTAGTAAAGTGCGAAATAGCATGCGCTTTTAAATGAGCTCTGGTGCGGGAGGGCCAGGCTGGTTGGTTGAAACAATGTGTTGTCGGTTGTGTGTTGCCATCAATTTCCGTGCCATGGGGAGAGGGAGTGTGGCAAGCGGCCAAGCGGTTGTTGCGTGTGGAATGGTGTGTGGTTAGTCTCGTTAAGTAACCCACGTTAACGGGCAATTTGTTTCGCCGGGCATGATGAAAGCGAACTGCATCCTGTTGTGGCGGGTgttggggtggtggtggtggtggtgtgtgaatTGCTTGCTGTTGGCGCATTCTTGTGCCgtttagcttttgtttgaaGCGAGCGCGCCTCAAAAAAGTCGTGAAAGCACTTGCGGTGTAGAGCAGATTGCATAGCGTTAGGCGCTTACAACGCAAAGCGTTTTAGAAAGCGTATCTAAGCGTTGCGCCTGAAGGGTATGCAATGTGATGTGTTTTTAAGTCGTGCTATTTCCACAGCAATGCCGAAAAGTATTTACTATGGAATGTCTGAGTTTTGACTGCGATAATTCAATTTGTATATCTAGAAACTATTAATACTTACTACAGTTCATCGCCGACAGTGTTCGGAGCGAAGTTTTATAAGGATTAAGCTTCGTCCCGTCATGCCACGTGCATGCAGCTCTGGGGgtggtttaaaaaataaagatcaaGTTTTGGAAATAATACTAAACCACTAAATTAAGCTCTGTCCATTCGGACCAACGTACTCTTGCCCCTCGATGATGTACCGACCATGGCTGCCATCGTACTCGCACAGTGTATCGGTGAACGTTACGTCCCTGTGCCCGCGGATGATGAATTGTTTGCGCTGAAGTATCTGCGAGAATGCAACACTTTCGCAACGCCTCAGATACTGTACGCCATGAAGTGTTTCGTTATCTGGAAGGGAACAgagagatagacagagagcgagagtggaAAAAGTCAATTTCAAGCCCGTTGAATCATCCATCAAAATGGGGACTTTGGTTGTCTTGACACAGCTACTAACAGCACGGGAGCAAACTCCACAGCTCCTCCGGGACGGCCCGAGTTCCGGCGGTTTGCGTTCCAGTTTCCGAATCGGCACACCAACAGACACCCTGGTCGCACTGCAGCTGCTCGTAGTTGCCATCCGGTGTGCAGTGCAGCGTCACGTCAAACCTTCCTTCCGCTTCCAGGTCGGCGCGTCGTCGGCTGCAGGCTGCAAGGCCAAACACACGGCACACTATAGTTATCACACCACGTGACGCGATAGAGAGGCTTCCTTAGCCTCTAACACTAACCGCAGGTCATGCGCTGCGCCCGATTACGCCAGCTCCAGCCAAAGATGCGTTTGCCCTCGGCGGAATAGCAGAAGCAGCGGCCGTTGATTTGGTCGCCCCGGCATTGTTTGGGTGCGTACCGGCCCCGGCTATCGCACTGCGGAACCCACTGGATGCTATCGGGGACGTGATGCGTCGCTAAACAGTCGCCTGCCCAGACGGGGCGGTACGTGCGAGTGAAAGTAAAAAGTTAATAACGCTTCCACGTGCGTGTGAGtgtctttgttttttaaacCACACTCTCACCCGTATTCAGCCGGCAAACACTACCAACACCACAGACTAGCCCGGGTGCACAGGTGGCCGGTGTTTCAGTTGCATCGGTGGTTGTTTCGGTCGTCGTACTAGTGCCGCACGGTGTCCCAAGGGCAAGACCTCGAACACAGCCCGGACAACAGCCACCGAGGACGGCCGTCGGTGACCAGAACTCGTCCGGACTGGGACAGGAAGTGATCGCGGGAAACGAGAAACATCCGAGTGTACTGGCACAGTTGGGCACTTTCTGCGCTGAGATGATAGGTCCTATCAGCACTAAAGTTGCTACAAAAGCTTGAAATGTCCACGACTTGATTCTTGCTGGTGTCATCATTGGATTGTGTCTCGCCCAGAACTGAATCCATCGATCGGTCTGAACCGTTCCATAGTGTCTTTAGCCCTCTTGAGAACACGCTATATCTGGTTTATGATGAGGATTGGCCTGTGAAGTGCCTAACCTAAccagtgtttgttttggtgcagTCGCTGCCTTCGCTGCCCTGTGTTGTGAGAAGGCTAGTGGTAGTGTTTTTTACCCACCCGGTGTACTTATCACGGCAGTGTCCGACAGCTTCGTGTTTTGGACTAAACAAGACTTCCGAACTGCTACGACGGAGCCCTCGGCACCACCACCTCTCGTGACGGTGTTATCAGTTGCGCCttgatgtttgtgtgtctgaTCAGTGTGGCCGGTCgcgcaaaacacaacacacagtcGCATTCGGTTGTTTGGACGTTCTAATGTATTACGCGCGGGGCTGATTAGTTGTTTCACCGGCAGCGGTTGAATCGGAAGTGTTCCAATTTTTGTGAAGTAACAAGTGAATGTAAAGACTTACAAACGGAGAAATTAAAGACGCAGAAGAGAAGGAGTAATTTAGTTTTCCAATTGAGATTTCATCTGATTCTTATCAAAATGGATGTGAGTATTGTGTTACTTTTACGAAGAATTGGAGGAATTAGACAACATTTATTGAACGCTATCAGTTCCCTTGAGTCGTAATAGATTTCTCATTGATTTGGAAGGCTTTAGGGATATTCGTTTCCTCCAACATTCTACGATTTATCGAACCCGGAAAAAGGCTTTACCAATAGAAATTAAAACCACTTCCCCCGGACGATATCTATGTAAGCTGCACCTGTGATTGGAATGTGCTACAAATCTCGCTCGTAACCGAGTGTTCCCCCTTCTGCGTGTGTTTATGACATCACAGTACAGGCACAGGCCCGCACAGTATCGAGCATTAAAGAGCGCACAAACGTCTGATAAGACACTTGTAATGTGTGTTTCTTATCGCAAGCAACGGCACCGGTGCAAAACCCTCCTCCAACACAGTGGAGAGCTCCGTTGGCTGCTTGTTTTATTTACTGTCCTGTCGCTTTGCCTCTGTGATGACCATCTTGAGGTGTcttgctttttctttcttcccgaCAAAGCAAGCAACATTTGCGCTACGTCGGACATTACAGCGATGCGCATGGTTTCGGAAGCGCTGCGCTCAAGATTGTATCAGTTTGATTGGCTCGACATTAGTTAGAATGTTATTGCACACTGAACTGGCACAGCGCTTGAGTGGAAGTTTCCTCGATATTCCTtgtggttgtgagtgtgtttgtgagcaCGATGGGGAGTATCTCTGCCGTCGGGAGAGGCATTGCCTTGCATCACCAGCAACACTATCACTCAATGGTGGCCAGTATCTTGCCTTTGAAGCCGTACGGTGTGCTAATCCGCGAATCGGTAGTGCTACTTTTCGCAAGATGATGTCCTCTAATTGTTGAATGCAGTTTTTAGCATAACAGACCGATTGGGAGTGCCTCCTTACATACCCATAGACTGAAGCATGCATTGTCTGGTAGTGGGGAACAATGTGATTGCCATTTCAATGACATCTTCTAATGCCAACTTTCCTTTTTATTGTCCCCCTTTCAGAATCAGCACCTTCACCATGGACAAATCGACGGCCACCGCCGCCCATCCGTCAGCGGCAACGGCCGCCGCCGGGCCTAAGGTATCGCAGATAGCGAACCTCTTCCAGCGCAAACCGGTCGAGCTCGCGCAGGACGTACAGACGCGCAGCGGCGATCGGCCAGCGGCGGACAGTGCCACCGCCGCAACCCATTCCCCCACGGCAACGGTCGTGCGGACCGAGTCACACGCCGCCCGCTTCAACAACGCGCGCGCCCTGTTTGAAAAGCTGGGCGAAGGGCGCGTCAACCGTCCGCCACCGTTCAGCATCAAGATGTCGCACTCGAGCAGCCGGGAGGACAATCTGTCCGACATCGGTTCCGGGCCGGACCGGTCACCGTCGCCAAAGAGAAAGCAactgcagcagccgccgccgccgacggcCATCAGCAACGGCATCGGCAAGCTCGACTCGAACCGCATCCTCAACCAGTCCCGGTTGAAGTCCGAGAAGCCGGAAAAGCCCGAAAAGCCGGAGCGCAAGTTTAACTCGCGCGAGCTGATCGAGAAGCAGAAGAACTGGACGTCCCATTTTTCCAAGACGCGCACAACGAAGGGCAGCGATTTCAACCGGTGCGATATCATTCGGACCGTACCGGGGACGGGCATTA comes from the Anopheles coluzzii chromosome 2, AcolN3, whole genome shotgun sequence genome and includes:
- the LOC120961444 gene encoding uncharacterized protein LOC120961444; this encodes MGHCFTFPRIPVLILYCCCFIITATTAVDPPTCDSSYGCISSIRQEDCAKGEILISGGSLNGCCPGCRGGRTYLAVCNLNIPDRLCAPGLKCVGRKCIYDRSTCLHTMHLDKDLVGWIPKCNLDGTYAAKQCRGDRLSGRCFCYSEDGKRIFGWDWYRNTERMTCACSRRRDKLEKEGRFDVTLHCTQNGNYEELQCDSGLCWCADELTGSVQLGTTVVHESLWELLPCYNSTLHGESYLRQCESAAQAQKLILKKFYARGTVGVTFNEIPCDYDGAYGRYKVENGVVYCTWRDGKKIGSFQIRSSMLSSVNCYCARDTIIYREAGIPFTLACGGNGNYEYSQDQNGQLFCVDSDGFVVTTEVAPNESCDKFIYNSAFYDED
- the LOC120961097 gene encoding uncharacterized protein LOC120961097, translated to MMTPARIKSWTFQAFVATLVLIGPIISAQKVPNCASTLGCFSFPAITSCPSPDEFWSPTAVLGGCCPGCVRGLALGTPCGTSTTTETTTDATETPATCAPGLVCGVGSVCRLNTGDCLATHHVPDSIQWVPQCDSRGRYAPKQCRGDQINGRCFCYSAEGKRIFGWSWRNRAQRMTCACSRRRADLEAEGRFDVTLHCTPDGNYEQLQCDQGVCWCADSETGTQTAGTRAVPEELWSLLPCYNETLHGVQYLRRCESVAFSQILQRKQFIIRGHRDVTFTDTLCEYDGSHGRYIIEGQEAACTWHDGTKLNPYKTSLRTLSAMNCNCARDEKLFMLAGREMALACEGNGNYVPLQSRNGELFCVDPDGYVVAENVSEQTNCEQYIFGASLM